A genomic segment from Propionibacteriaceae bacterium ZF39 encodes:
- a CDS encoding MFS transporter, with translation MPATTAAGLLALVGVFDVVGTILSGWLTDRVDARILLAVYYGLRGVSLLFVQQMLAPHVEPSMFVFIIFYGLDWVATVPPTVALCRQWFGLEASGIVFGWVFASHMVGAAAGASFAGWIRAAQGTYALAWPVAAGLCFASVVIVLTIRKRALEKPVRTGVPAR, from the coding sequence ATGCCGGCCACGACGGCGGCCGGCCTGTTGGCCCTGGTCGGAGTCTTCGACGTGGTCGGGACGATCCTGTCCGGATGGTTGACCGACCGGGTGGATGCCCGGATCCTGCTGGCGGTGTATTACGGCCTGCGCGGGGTGTCGCTGTTGTTCGTGCAGCAGATGCTCGCGCCCCACGTCGAGCCGTCCATGTTCGTCTTCATCATTTTCTATGGGCTGGACTGGGTGGCCACGGTGCCGCCGACCGTCGCGCTCTGCCGCCAGTGGTTCGGGCTGGAGGCGTCGGGCATCGTGTTCGGCTGGGTGTTCGCCAGTCACATGGTCGGCGCCGCCGCGGGAGCGAGCTTCGCCGGCTGGATCCGCGCGGCCCAGGGCACCTACGCGCTCGCCTGGCCGGTCGCCGCCGGCCTGTGTTTTGCGTCCGTGGTCATCGTCCTGACGATCCGCAAGCGGGCGCTGGAGAAGCCCGTCAGAACAGGCGTACCGGCGAGATGA
- a CDS encoding MFS transporter, which translates to MSSAERRSRALHRAWIVAAVTLGALVAAAAFRSSTGVLIQPIEEEFGWSRATTSGAVSLNLLLYGLIAPFAAALMERWGVRRVVALALVVIGAASAATTVMTASWQLWLLWGLCIGIGTGAMALVFGAIVANRWFHTHRGLVTGIFSAANATGQLVFLPLIARTSETAGWRAAALIVAVLAAIGAVFVTLFLHNKPEDVGLQPYGIAEGYALETAPAPSPAAAGPPVNPARLALTTLFSASRRWTFWALALSFFVCGWTTNGLVQTHFNPPRTITGCRPRRRPACWPWSESSTWSGRSCPDG; encoded by the coding sequence ATGTCTTCTGCCGAACGGCGCAGCCGGGCCCTGCACCGGGCCTGGATCGTCGCTGCCGTCACGCTCGGCGCACTGGTCGCGGCGGCGGCTTTCCGCTCGTCCACCGGCGTCCTGATCCAGCCGATCGAGGAAGAATTCGGCTGGAGCCGCGCCACCACCTCGGGCGCGGTCTCTCTCAACCTGCTCCTCTACGGGCTGATCGCGCCCTTCGCGGCCGCCCTGATGGAGCGCTGGGGCGTACGCCGGGTCGTCGCGCTCGCCCTCGTCGTCATCGGCGCGGCCAGCGCCGCGACCACCGTCATGACCGCGAGCTGGCAGCTGTGGTTGCTGTGGGGCCTGTGCATCGGCATCGGCACGGGCGCCATGGCCCTGGTGTTCGGTGCCATCGTCGCCAACCGGTGGTTCCACACCCACCGAGGCCTGGTGACCGGCATCTTCTCCGCCGCCAATGCGACCGGTCAGCTGGTGTTCCTGCCGTTGATCGCGCGTACATCCGAGACCGCCGGCTGGCGGGCCGCCGCCCTCATCGTGGCGGTCCTCGCAGCCATCGGCGCCGTGTTCGTCACGCTCTTCCTGCACAACAAGCCCGAGGATGTCGGGCTCCAGCCCTACGGCATCGCCGAGGGGTACGCCCTGGAGACTGCCCCCGCACCCTCGCCCGCGGCTGCCGGTCCCCCGGTCAACCCGGCCCGGCTGGCGTTGACCACCCTGTTCTCGGCCTCGAGGCGCTGGACGTTCTGGGCACTGGCGCTGAGCTTCTTCGTCTGCGGCTGGACGACCAACGGGCTGGTGCAGACCCACTTCAACCCGCCGCGCACGATCACGGGATGCCGGCCACGACGGCGGCCGGCCTGTTGGCCCTGGTCGGAGTCTTCGACGTGGTCGGGACGATCCTGTCCGGATGGTTGA
- the ispG gene encoding flavodoxin-dependent (E)-4-hydroxy-3-methylbut-2-enyl-diphosphate synthase, translated as MAVDLPVPAIPEAPEVLAPRRRSRQIKVGKVLVGGDAPVSVQSMTTTQTTDVNATLQQIAQLTAAGCDIVRVACPSQDDADALPEIARHSQIPVIADIHFQPKYVFAAIDAGCAAVRVNPGNIKAFDDKVGEIARAAKDAGCSIRIGVNAGSLDKRLLEKHGKATPEALVESAVWEASLFEEHDFHDFKISVKHNDPVVMVKAYEMLAERGDWPLHLGVTEAGPAFQGTIKSAVAFGALLSKGIGDTIRVSLSADPVEEVKVGSKILESLNLRPRKLEIVSCPSCGRAQVDVYTLAERVTAGLEGLTVPLRVAVMGCVVNGPGEAREADLGVASGNGKGQIFVKGEVIKTVKESDIVETLIEEALRLAEDMPESGTPQVDVTA; from the coding sequence ATGGCCGTCGACCTGCCTGTCCCCGCCATTCCGGAAGCGCCGGAGGTGTTGGCACCGCGTCGCCGCAGCCGCCAGATCAAGGTCGGCAAGGTGTTGGTCGGCGGCGACGCCCCGGTGTCGGTTCAGTCGATGACCACCACCCAGACCACCGACGTCAACGCCACCCTGCAGCAGATCGCCCAGCTCACCGCGGCCGGGTGCGACATCGTGCGGGTGGCGTGTCCGAGCCAGGATGATGCCGACGCGCTGCCCGAGATCGCGCGCCATTCCCAGATCCCGGTGATCGCGGACATCCACTTCCAGCCGAAATATGTCTTTGCGGCCATCGATGCCGGCTGCGCAGCCGTACGCGTGAATCCCGGCAACATCAAGGCCTTCGATGACAAGGTCGGCGAGATCGCCAGGGCTGCCAAGGATGCGGGTTGCAGCATCAGGATCGGCGTCAACGCCGGCTCGCTCGACAAGCGGCTCCTCGAGAAGCATGGGAAGGCCACCCCCGAGGCGCTCGTCGAATCCGCGGTCTGGGAGGCCTCCCTGTTCGAGGAGCACGACTTTCACGACTTCAAGATCTCGGTGAAGCACAACGACCCGGTGGTCATGGTCAAGGCCTACGAGATGCTCGCCGAGCGGGGTGACTGGCCATTGCATCTCGGCGTGACCGAGGCGGGCCCCGCGTTCCAGGGCACGATCAAGTCGGCGGTCGCCTTCGGCGCGCTGCTGAGCAAGGGCATCGGCGACACCATCCGTGTCTCCTTGTCGGCCGACCCCGTCGAGGAAGTCAAGGTCGGCTCGAAGATCCTCGAATCCCTGAACCTGCGTCCCCGCAAGCTCGAAATCGTGTCCTGCCCGTCGTGCGGCCGTGCGCAGGTCGACGTCTATACGCTCGCCGAGCGCGTCACTGCCGGGCTTGAGGGCCTGACCGTGCCGCTGCGGGTGGCCGTGATGGGCTGTGTGGTCAACGGACCCGGTGAAGCGCGCGAGGCCGACCTGGGCGTGGCCTCCGGCAACGGCAAGGGCCAGATCTTCGTCAAGGGCGAGGTCATCAAGACGGTGAAGGAGTCCGACATCGTCGAGACCCTGATCGAGGAGGCCCTGCGGCTCGCCGAGGACATGCCCGAATCGGGTACGCCCCAGGTGGACGTCACCGCCTGA
- a CDS encoding GNAT family N-acetyltransferase: MTRRGGRTGVRTLDTRDLDAVWELLRRDPVSHVFVAARVSAFGLESWRLGCPIHGFFRAGELVSLCHQGANLVPVAADEEAIDGFVRALTGIRRCSSIVGPSDQALALWNRLSERWGRPWSQIRELRASQPMMALSSDPVVDSDSRLQRIGPQHMDAYFDAAVRMYTEEVGVSPIVGGDSGPYRNYVRQVIESGRAFGILDQGRVIYKSDIGSAAQDVGQIQGVWLDPAYRGHGLATRAMAGVARLARQEFGTLSLYVNSFNAPARATYRKVGFREVGEFATVLF, encoded by the coding sequence ATGACAAGACGAGGCGGCCGGACCGGCGTCCGGACGCTCGACACGAGAGATCTCGACGCAGTCTGGGAACTGCTGCGACGGGACCCGGTCTCGCATGTCTTCGTCGCGGCCCGCGTCAGCGCCTTCGGGCTGGAGTCCTGGCGCCTCGGCTGTCCCATCCATGGCTTCTTCCGGGCCGGTGAACTGGTGTCGTTGTGTCACCAGGGCGCCAATCTCGTGCCCGTCGCGGCAGACGAGGAAGCGATCGACGGCTTTGTGCGGGCGTTGACCGGAATCCGCCGCTGCAGCTCGATCGTGGGTCCCTCCGATCAGGCACTGGCGCTGTGGAACCGACTCTCGGAGCGGTGGGGGCGGCCCTGGTCGCAGATCCGGGAGCTCCGGGCCAGCCAACCCATGATGGCCCTGAGTTCCGATCCCGTCGTGGACTCCGACAGCCGGCTGCAGCGGATCGGGCCGCAGCACATGGACGCCTATTTCGATGCGGCGGTCCGCATGTATACGGAAGAGGTCGGGGTCTCACCCATCGTGGGCGGAGACTCCGGGCCATATCGCAACTATGTGCGTCAGGTCATCGAGAGCGGGCGGGCCTTCGGGATTCTCGATCAGGGCCGGGTGATCTACAAGTCCGATATCGGGTCGGCGGCCCAGGACGTGGGCCAGATCCAGGGAGTCTGGCTTGATCCCGCCTATCGCGGTCATGGCCTGGCAACCCGGGCCATGGCCGGAGTCGCCCGTCTGGCGCGGCAGGAGTTCGGCACCCTCTCGCTCTATGTCAACTCGTTCAACGCCCCTGCACGCGCCACTTACCGAAAGGTCGGGTTCCGCGAGGTGGGCGAGTTCGCAACGGTCCTGTTCTGA
- a CDS encoding VOC family protein — protein MTTTMQDELTFTVCLYRGTNDVDSMVAFLQTLGMGPVLYNEHDPELTYVYGKGGVIALYENPDRGRPGRAELSFCTNDYEAASEMFESYDLNIVKAEADAVPGVTVTDTNGQAIWVGQAVLDRTEAEKAANQVEILALRHSLSVAGDSEFFEVLGFDKQQDGQVNWRVLNSDDPSGIIGLAEGNLPSCDDGQAEVQIGFVTTEDLDQVAARMRDAGYFTGDVILEADTPFFTVTDPDGVTAGVFAKHRP, from the coding sequence ATGACCACCACCATGCAAGACGAACTCACCTTCACTGTGTGTCTCTACCGCGGCACCAATGACGTGGACAGCATGGTTGCGTTCCTGCAGACGTTGGGGATGGGACCTGTGCTGTACAACGAGCACGATCCGGAACTGACCTACGTCTACGGCAAGGGCGGCGTGATCGCTCTGTATGAGAACCCCGACCGTGGCCGCCCCGGCCGCGCCGAACTCTCCTTCTGCACCAACGACTATGAGGCCGCCAGCGAAATGTTCGAGTCCTATGACCTGAACATCGTGAAGGCCGAAGCCGACGCCGTGCCCGGCGTCACAGTGACCGACACCAACGGTCAGGCGATCTGGGTCGGCCAGGCCGTGCTCGATCGCACCGAGGCCGAAAAAGCCGCCAACCAGGTTGAGATCCTGGCTCTGCGCCACAGCTTGTCCGTCGCCGGCGACAGCGAATTCTTCGAGGTCCTGGGCTTCGACAAGCAGCAGGATGGCCAGGTCAACTGGCGCGTCCTCAACTCCGATGACCCCTCGGGCATCATCGGGCTCGCCGAAGGCAACCTGCCCAGCTGCGACGACGGCCAGGCCGAAGTCCAGATCGGCTTTGTCACCACCGAGGACCTCGACCAGGTCGCGGCCCGCATGCGCGACGCCGGGTATTTCACCGGCGACGTCATCCTGGAGGCGGACACGCCGTTCTTCACCGTGACCGACCCCGACGGAGTTACTGCCGGAGTGTTCGCAAAGCACCGGCCGTAA
- a CDS encoding proline--tRNA ligase, which produces MSQLFVRTLREDPADAEVPSHRWLVRAGYIRRVAPGIYSWLPLGLAVLQNVEKIVREEMNAIGAQEVRFPALLPKEPYEATNRWTEYGDNLFRLHDRKGGDYLLGPTHEEMFTLLVKDLYSSYKDLPLSLYQVQNKYRDEARPRAGLLRGREFVMKDSYSFDVDDAGLQASYDAHREAYIKIFDRLGFDYVIVQATSGAMGGSASEEFLAVAENGEDTFVRSPAGYAANVEAVRREPGPALDASGVGPKRVVDTPDSGTIAELVDLLNERYPREDRAWTAADTLKNVLFALVHPDGRREALAIGVPGDREVDLKRLEAMVAPAEPEPFGDEDFARYPALKKGYIGPEALGLGEVAEGEEPPSDRVHYLVDPAVVDGSAWVTGANEPERHVIDLVAGRDFTPDAMIDVVEIREGDPSPDGSGPLQLARGIEMGHIFQLGRKYADALGLKVLDQNGKQVTVTMGSYGIGVSRAVAAVAEGTCDDKGLCWPRALAPYDVHILATGKGDEILAKASEIATELAGQGLRVLLDDRKASPGVKFADAELLGMPTSLVVGRGLADGVVELRDRKSGDKQDVPVAEAVTRIVETVRG; this is translated from the coding sequence ATGTCCCAGCTGTTCGTGCGAACCCTGCGGGAGGACCCGGCGGACGCCGAGGTGCCGTCGCACCGCTGGTTGGTCCGCGCGGGCTATATCCGCCGCGTCGCGCCGGGCATCTATTCCTGGCTGCCGCTCGGGCTGGCCGTGCTCCAGAACGTGGAGAAGATCGTCCGCGAGGAGATGAACGCCATCGGGGCGCAGGAAGTCCGCTTCCCGGCGCTGCTGCCCAAGGAGCCCTATGAGGCGACCAACCGGTGGACCGAATATGGCGACAACCTGTTCCGCCTGCACGACCGCAAGGGCGGCGACTACCTCCTCGGTCCGACCCACGAGGAGATGTTCACGCTCCTGGTGAAGGACCTCTACAGCTCCTACAAGGACCTGCCGCTCAGCCTCTATCAGGTGCAGAACAAATACCGTGACGAGGCCCGCCCCCGCGCCGGCCTGCTCCGTGGCCGCGAGTTCGTGATGAAGGACTCCTACTCCTTCGACGTCGACGATGCCGGCCTGCAGGCGTCCTATGACGCCCACCGCGAGGCGTACATCAAGATCTTCGACCGTCTCGGCTTCGACTATGTGATCGTCCAGGCGACCTCCGGCGCCATGGGCGGCTCGGCGTCCGAGGAGTTCCTGGCGGTCGCCGAGAACGGCGAGGACACGTTCGTCCGCTCCCCGGCCGGCTACGCGGCCAACGTCGAGGCCGTACGCCGGGAGCCCGGCCCCGCGCTCGACGCGTCCGGGGTCGGCCCCAAGCGCGTGGTCGATACCCCCGACTCGGGGACGATCGCCGAGCTCGTCGACCTGCTCAACGAGCGCTATCCCCGCGAGGATCGCGCCTGGACCGCCGCGGACACTCTCAAGAACGTCCTGTTCGCGCTCGTTCACCCCGACGGACGTCGGGAAGCCCTCGCCATCGGCGTACCCGGCGACCGCGAGGTCGATCTCAAGCGTCTGGAAGCCATGGTGGCACCGGCGGAGCCCGAGCCCTTCGGCGATGAGGACTTCGCGCGCTATCCCGCGCTGAAGAAGGGCTACATCGGGCCGGAGGCACTCGGCCTCGGGGAGGTCGCCGAGGGCGAGGAGCCCCCGAGCGACCGGGTCCATTATCTGGTCGACCCGGCGGTCGTCGACGGATCCGCCTGGGTGACCGGGGCAAACGAACCCGAGCGGCACGTGATCGACCTCGTGGCCGGGCGCGACTTCACCCCCGACGCCATGATCGACGTCGTCGAGATCCGCGAGGGCGACCCCTCGCCCGACGGCTCCGGCCCGCTGCAGCTCGCCCGGGGCATCGAGATGGGCCACATCTTCCAGCTCGGCCGGAAGTACGCCGACGCGCTCGGCCTCAAGGTCCTCGACCAGAACGGCAAGCAGGTCACCGTGACGATGGGCTCCTACGGCATCGGTGTCTCGCGCGCCGTGGCCGCCGTCGCCGAGGGCACCTGCGACGACAAGGGCCTGTGCTGGCCGCGGGCCCTCGCGCCCTATGACGTGCACATCCTCGCCACCGGCAAGGGAGACGAGATCCTGGCCAAGGCCAGCGAGATTGCCACCGAGCTCGCTGGGCAGGGGCTTCGCGTACTCCTCGACGACCGCAAGGCCTCGCCCGGCGTCAAGTTCGCCGACGCCGAACTGCTGGGCATGCCGACCTCGCTCGTCGTGGGTCGGGGCCTCGCCGACGGTGTTGTCGAACTCCGCGACCGCAAGTCCGGTGACAAGCAGGACGTGCCCGTGGCCGAGGCCGTGACCCGGATCGTGGAGACGGTCCGGGGGTGA
- a CDS encoding response regulator transcription factor, translating into MTPLRCVVVDDHPVVRAGLMAVLSGRPGIEVVGEAADGRTALQVCAELRPDAVLCDLRLGTGPDGVDVTRALTGVPEPPAVVILTTFDHDADIVRAVEAGAAGYLLKDAPPDEIVEALERAARGETVLRADQTARVVRTMQEQRRATLSERELDVLRLVAEGRGNKEIARALFVSEATVKTHLNHVFGKLDVTSRTAAVAAARRTGVLD; encoded by the coding sequence GTGACTCCCCTGCGCTGTGTCGTCGTCGACGATCACCCGGTCGTGCGGGCGGGGCTCATGGCCGTTCTCTCCGGCCGACCCGGGATCGAGGTGGTCGGCGAGGCAGCTGACGGGCGTACCGCGCTGCAAGTCTGCGCGGAGTTGCGACCCGATGCGGTGCTGTGTGACCTGCGGCTGGGTACCGGGCCCGACGGCGTCGACGTGACCCGCGCGCTGACCGGCGTACCCGAGCCACCGGCCGTCGTCATCCTCACCACGTTCGATCACGACGCCGACATCGTCCGGGCCGTGGAGGCCGGGGCTGCGGGCTATCTGCTGAAGGACGCTCCGCCGGACGAGATCGTGGAGGCCCTCGAGCGGGCTGCGCGGGGTGAGACCGTCCTGCGCGCCGACCAGACCGCACGGGTGGTTCGGACCATGCAGGAACAGCGCCGGGCCACCCTGAGCGAGCGCGAGCTGGACGTGCTGCGCCTGGTCGCCGAGGGCCGCGGCAACAAGGAGATCGCCCGGGCCCTGTTCGTCAGCGAGGCCACCGTGAAGACCCACCTCAACCATGTCTTCGGCAAGCTCGACGTGACCAGCCGCACCGCCGCGGTGGCAGCGGCTCGCCGAACCGGCGTACTCGACTGA
- a CDS encoding sensor histidine kinase, with the protein MQHALRSLRVLQHAVFAALVAICASRAWAIGVHPGVLLGVTVPLVACYAAGPLLARRFGAGPSGWVPAGTVGVLWLLALTGCWIASVIVAPDHVWLAFSLWLLAGQVLSFGWAIAYAAAALAIVVLHPWSETGHLTTAGVLGPSLGAVFAVVVSRGQMALVSEVLERQKLVQSLVRAQQEADSLHTELADAQRRAGALSERARLARDIHDTLAQGFSSIVLLSRAGSEADDPVRLRDSLQRIGQTAGDNLLEARRVVAALTPSDLAGSSLVAALTRVVDRFADETGLHTELHLDGEPGGLPTTIEVALLRTAQGALANVRRHARASRADVSLSVLADSVRLDIVDDGIGFDPAAAPPVPDPAHGGYGLPSTRARLRELGGGLEIESAPGQGTAISAWLPLGTGSAP; encoded by the coding sequence ATGCAGCACGCCCTTCGCAGCCTCAGGGTCCTGCAGCATGCAGTTTTCGCGGCCCTGGTCGCGATCTGCGCCAGCCGGGCGTGGGCCATCGGGGTCCACCCCGGCGTCTTGCTGGGCGTCACCGTGCCGCTGGTCGCCTGCTATGCCGCCGGACCGTTGCTCGCACGGCGATTCGGGGCCGGTCCGAGTGGCTGGGTGCCGGCGGGCACAGTCGGCGTACTCTGGCTGCTCGCCCTCACCGGATGCTGGATCGCTTCGGTGATCGTCGCCCCGGACCACGTCTGGCTCGCGTTCTCGCTGTGGTTGCTGGCCGGCCAGGTGCTGTCCTTCGGCTGGGCGATCGCGTACGCCGCAGCGGCCCTCGCCATCGTTGTCCTCCACCCCTGGTCGGAGACGGGCCACCTCACCACCGCCGGGGTCCTGGGCCCGTCGTTGGGAGCGGTGTTCGCCGTCGTCGTATCGCGCGGCCAGATGGCACTGGTCTCCGAGGTCCTGGAACGCCAGAAGCTGGTGCAGTCCCTCGTCCGCGCGCAGCAGGAGGCGGACAGCCTCCACACAGAGCTCGCGGATGCCCAACGGCGCGCAGGCGCCCTCAGCGAGCGCGCCCGGCTCGCGCGGGACATTCACGACACCCTGGCCCAGGGGTTCTCGTCCATCGTGCTGCTCTCGCGTGCCGGAAGCGAAGCCGACGACCCCGTTCGGCTCCGCGACAGCCTGCAGCGCATCGGGCAGACCGCCGGGGACAACCTGCTCGAGGCCCGGCGCGTCGTGGCCGCCCTTACTCCGAGCGATCTGGCCGGGTCGAGCCTGGTCGCCGCGTTGACCCGCGTGGTCGATCGCTTCGCCGACGAGACCGGGCTCCACACCGAACTCCATCTCGATGGCGAACCCGGTGGCCTGCCGACCACGATCGAAGTGGCCCTTCTGCGCACGGCCCAGGGCGCGCTGGCGAATGTACGCCGCCATGCCCGCGCCAGCCGCGCCGATGTCTCCCTCAGCGTCCTGGCCGATTCGGTCCGGCTCGACATCGTCGACGACGGCATCGGCTTCGACCCGGCGGCCGCTCCCCCGGTCCCGGATCCCGCCCACGGCGGCTATGGCCTGCCATCCACCCGGGCCCGGCTCCGTGAGCTGGGCGGCGGGCTCGAGATCGAATCCGCTCCCGGCCAGGGCACGGCGATCTCCGCCTGGCTCCCGCTGGGCACCGGGAGCGCCCCGTGA
- a CDS encoding DUF2871 domain-containing protein, with protein MGGRQLDRCRRKGPHDHPALSLAAFWTFFGLASGLFYREFTKLNDHPGGTQLAVVHTHALTLGTLVMLAFLALALLLPHIGNDKRFRVGFWLWQGGLTLAIGGLLVKGCLQVLGHPMADSPMIAGFSGLGHMTLTAAFILFFLGLGRALKRRPAAGPVPGTPVAADTHENAATH; from the coding sequence GTGGGTGGCCGACAACTCGACCGATGCCGTCGGAAAGGACCTCATGATCACCCAGCTCTATCGCTCGCTGCCTTCTGGACCTTCTTCGGTCTGGCGAGCGGACTGTTCTATCGCGAGTTCACCAAGTTGAACGACCATCCGGGCGGTACGCAGCTCGCGGTCGTCCACACCCACGCCCTCACCCTCGGGACGCTGGTGATGCTGGCCTTCCTCGCGCTGGCGCTGCTGCTCCCGCATATCGGCAACGACAAGCGTTTCCGCGTCGGGTTCTGGCTGTGGCAGGGCGGCCTGACGCTCGCCATCGGCGGGCTTCTCGTCAAGGGCTGCCTCCAGGTGCTCGGTCACCCGATGGCCGACAGCCCGATGATCGCCGGCTTCTCCGGGCTCGGCCACATGACCCTCACGGCCGCATTCATCCTGTTCTTCCTCGGCTTGGGTCGCGCCCTGAAGCGCCGTCCAGCGGCCGGGCCTGTCCCGGGTACGCCTGTCGCTGCGGACACCCACGAGAACGCCGCGACCCACTGA
- a CDS encoding TSUP family transporter, translating to MPEVQSIPLLIVAGLVLAAFVAGWVDAVVGGGGLIQLPALLIGLPQDTPTAHVLGTNKISSAAGTVTAAITYAMKIRLHLPTLIPLVVCAFAGSAAGASLARLIPKAWLTPIVLVALIGVGLYTWVRPELGLIHQPRHSGVAEGVRTGAIGGTIGLYDGLLGPGTGSFFVIAMVALLGYGFLEASAKAKIANLTTNIAAITVFGINGEVLWLIGGLMAAANLAGGFLGARTALRNGNAFIRKVFLGVVGLLIIKLAYDTWMQFFG from the coding sequence GTGCCCGAAGTGCAATCCATCCCGCTGTTGATCGTCGCCGGGCTCGTCCTGGCCGCGTTCGTCGCCGGATGGGTCGATGCGGTGGTCGGCGGCGGCGGATTGATCCAGCTGCCGGCGCTGCTGATCGGGTTGCCGCAGGACACGCCCACCGCCCACGTCCTCGGCACCAACAAGATCTCCTCGGCGGCGGGAACGGTGACGGCTGCGATCACCTACGCGATGAAGATCCGACTTCATCTGCCGACGCTCATCCCGCTCGTGGTGTGCGCGTTCGCCGGGTCCGCGGCGGGAGCCTCGCTCGCCCGGCTGATTCCGAAAGCATGGTTGACGCCCATCGTGCTGGTGGCGCTGATCGGGGTTGGGCTCTATACGTGGGTGCGTCCTGAGCTCGGGCTGATCCATCAGCCGCGGCATTCCGGCGTGGCCGAGGGTGTACGCACCGGAGCGATCGGCGGCACCATCGGGCTCTATGACGGACTGCTGGGACCGGGCACGGGATCGTTCTTCGTGATCGCGATGGTCGCGTTGCTGGGCTATGGCTTTCTCGAGGCCAGCGCCAAGGCCAAGATCGCCAACCTCACCACGAACATCGCCGCGATCACCGTCTTCGGCATCAACGGCGAGGTGCTGTGGCTGATCGGCGGCCTGATGGCAGCGGCCAACCTCGCCGGCGGTTTCCTGGGTGCGCGGACTGCGCTGCGGAACGGCAACGCCTTCATCCGCAAGGTGTTCCTCGGGGTTGTGGGCCTGCTCATCATCAAGCTGGCGTACGACACGTGGATGCAGTTCTTCGGCTGA
- a CDS encoding GIY-YIG nuclease family protein: MTLTLGAILQSAGIDPKESQAIRHAYVRNPGDPDHHGIHADSTDDEIMFYTSEQSVRPQKFPIAPPPFWVVFIREGGDRARLWAVVENRGEVSNDGIHRMFDLVVSERMLDLRNRLVVGWRSPRAWRLNGPTAAAYPVMEIADAQPIPFPGFDRLVLDYAQLQGVMREHRYAAWRTALASVIGIYLITDTRDGRHYVGKADGEENICQRWNAYATNGHGGNVELRTIDPSRFRFSLLRVFDPATPTSAVNAAESHFKRALDSISHGLNRN, from the coding sequence ATGACGTTGACACTCGGCGCAATCCTGCAGAGCGCAGGGATCGACCCGAAGGAGTCCCAGGCGATTCGACACGCCTATGTCCGCAACCCCGGCGATCCGGATCACCACGGCATTCATGCGGATTCCACGGATGACGAGATCATGTTCTATACGAGCGAGCAGTCGGTTCGGCCACAGAAGTTCCCGATCGCCCCGCCACCATTCTGGGTGGTTTTTATCCGCGAGGGAGGCGACCGGGCCCGACTCTGGGCGGTGGTCGAGAATCGTGGGGAGGTCTCGAACGACGGTATCCACCGCATGTTCGATCTGGTCGTTTCCGAACGGATGCTCGACCTCAGGAATCGGTTGGTTGTGGGCTGGCGATCGCCGCGCGCCTGGCGGCTCAACGGCCCGACCGCTGCGGCGTACCCGGTCATGGAGATCGCGGATGCCCAGCCGATCCCGTTTCCGGGGTTCGATCGTCTCGTCCTGGATTACGCACAGCTCCAGGGAGTCATGCGTGAGCACCGGTACGCGGCGTGGCGGACCGCGCTCGCATCTGTCATCGGGATCTATCTGATAACCGACACGAGGGATGGGCGGCACTATGTCGGCAAGGCCGACGGCGAAGAAAACATCTGCCAGCGCTGGAACGCATACGCCACCAATGGCCACGGCGGCAACGTCGAGCTGCGCACCATCGACCCGAGCCGCTTTCGGTTCTCACTCCTCAGGGTGTTCGACCCGGCCACCCCCACGTCCGCCGTCAATGCGGCCGAGAGTCACTTCAAGCGTGCGCTCGACTCGATTAGCCATGGCCTGAACCGCAACTGA
- a CDS encoding GTP pyrophosphokinase family protein yields the protein MESNVVTEVPIGSMIAQLAESRTTLVRFMLGYESAIDEVRTKLAILSREFEQAHQYNPIEHISSRLKTPQSLIANARKRGCRPDVESIRAEILDIAGVRVVCTYVSDVYRLQELVCSQSDVRLLDLKDYIANPKPSGYRSLHAIISIPVYLSTETMHVPVEIQFRTIAQEFWASLEHKIFYKYDKAVPDHLTTELRRAAGTAAELDATMERLAAEIDSQDPNGHHTVTPHDVQTFLDFLRG from the coding sequence GTGGAAAGCAACGTGGTCACCGAGGTTCCGATCGGCTCCATGATTGCCCAACTGGCCGAGAGCCGCACGACGCTGGTCCGCTTCATGCTTGGTTATGAGAGCGCGATCGACGAGGTGCGCACCAAGCTGGCCATCCTGTCGCGGGAGTTCGAGCAGGCTCATCAATACAACCCGATCGAACACATTTCATCCCGCCTGAAGACTCCCCAGAGCCTGATTGCGAATGCGCGCAAGCGCGGATGCCGGCCCGACGTCGAATCGATCCGGGCCGAGATCCTCGACATCGCCGGCGTACGCGTGGTGTGCACCTATGTCAGCGACGTCTATCGGCTGCAGGAGCTCGTGTGCTCCCAGTCCGACGTGCGCCTACTCGACCTGAAGGACTACATCGCCAACCCCAAACCGAGTGGGTATCGCTCGCTGCACGCGATCATCTCGATCCCGGTCTATCTGTCGACCGAGACCATGCACGTGCCCGTGGAGATCCAGTTCCGCACGATCGCGCAGGAGTTCTGGGCGTCGCTCGAACACAAGATCTTCTACAAATACGACAAGGCCGTGCCGGATCACCTGACCACCGAACTGCGCCGCGCGGCCGGCACAGCGGCCGAACTGGACGCGACGATGGAGCGGCTGGCCGCCGAGATCGACAGTCAGGATCCCAACGGCCACCACACCGTCACCCCGCACGACGTCCAGACGTTCCTGGATTTTCTGCGCGGCTGA